Proteins encoded by one window of Selenihalanaerobacter shriftii:
- a CDS encoding 4Fe-4S dicluster domain-containing protein, producing MLYKLDTDTMNNNLLKRVEEGSNSTLRNCLQCYKCGGMCQESDRFDYTPRQIIEQIIDGLEDKVLNSRAIWMCGTCDKCEVKCPSGINMKKIMQVLRKMAREKGVEPNTSRINRRFEKKAHCPKRKNDQDQ from the coding sequence ATGTTATATAAACTTGATACCGATACTATGAATAATAATTTATTAAAACGAGTAGAAGAAGGAAGTAATAGTACATTACGTAATTGTTTACAATGTTATAAGTGTGGGGGGATGTGTCAAGAGAGTGATAGGTTTGACTATACGCCTAGACAGATAATTGAACAAATAATTGATGGTTTAGAAGATAAAGTATTAAATAGTAGAGCTATTTGGATGTGTGGAACTTGTGATAAATGTGAAGTAAAATGTCCTTCAGGAATAAATATGAAAAAGATAATGCAAGTTCTGCGAAAAATGGCTAGAGAAAAAGGAGTTGAACCGAATACCTCTCGAATTAATAGAAGATTTGAAAAGAAAGCTCACTGTCCTAAGAGAAAAAATGATCAAGATCAATAA
- a CDS encoding glutathione S-transferase family protein translates to MMKLYQFETCPFCIKVRNKLDELGLDYETIETPRDRDKRTKVKELTGQILVPVLEDNDGTVVYDSSRIVEYLDEQYGN, encoded by the coding sequence ATGATGAAATTATATCAATTTGAAACATGTCCATTCTGTATAAAGGTGAGAAATAAACTAGATGAGCTAGGGTTAGATTATGAAACTATAGAAACTCCTAGAGATAGAGATAAGAGAACAAAGGTAAAAGAGTTAACTGGTCAAATTCTAGTACCAGTTTTAGAAGATAATGATGGGACTGTAGTATATGACTCTAGTAGAATAGTTGAATATTTAGATGAGCAGTATGGTAATTAA
- a CDS encoding glycine betaine uptake BCCT transporter: MTVQKEDIDRLGDNKKESNQVFYISLGIVFAIVFWGLLMPENFENTANSIFNFLVSKFGWFYLTSMFSFVVFSIWIAFSKYGSIKLGPDDAEPEYSIISWFAMLFSAGMGIGLVFWGVAEPLNHYMAPLGAQGGTTAAANFAIKKSFFHWGLHPWANYSVFALALAYMQFRKGKPGLTSSIFIPLIGEERASGSIGKFIDILAIFATVAGVATSLGLGTLQINSGLNHLFGIPETGLVQIIIVAVVTLLFMISAVSGLDKGIKILSNTNITLAVLLVVAAIIIGPTVLIINAFTEGVGAYLNSFIKDSLQIGAFSDSSWYGSWTIFYWAWWIAWAPFVGTFIARISRGRTIREFVGGVLLAPTLASFIWFATFGSLGINLGTGIASKAIESTPTAFFVVMQNYPLGSLISFIAICLLCTFFITSADSATFVLGMMSSNGDLNPTTKRKLIWGAIQSSLALALMLAGGLSMLQTASIAAAFPFVFVMIFGMVSLIKALRNEEVVN, from the coding sequence ATGACAGTACAAAAAGAAGATATTGATCGATTAGGAGATAATAAGAAAGAATCGAATCAAGTATTTTATATTTCATTGGGTATTGTATTTGCTATAGTCTTTTGGGGTTTATTAATGCCAGAAAATTTTGAAAATACGGCAAATTCAATCTTTAACTTCTTAGTAAGTAAATTTGGTTGGTTTTATTTAACTTCTATGTTTTCATTTGTGGTTTTTTCGATCTGGATTGCTTTTAGTAAATATGGCAGTATTAAATTAGGGCCAGATGATGCAGAGCCTGAATATAGCATAATTTCTTGGTTTGCTATGTTATTTAGTGCAGGTATGGGAATTGGACTTGTTTTTTGGGGAGTTGCAGAACCTTTAAATCATTATATGGCGCCTTTAGGTGCTCAAGGAGGAACAACAGCTGCTGCAAATTTTGCAATAAAAAAATCCTTTTTTCATTGGGGATTACACCCTTGGGCTAATTATAGTGTTTTTGCGTTAGCTTTAGCTTATATGCAGTTTAGAAAAGGTAAGCCAGGGTTGACTAGTAGTATATTTATTCCGTTAATTGGAGAGGAGAGAGCCTCAGGGAGTATTGGTAAGTTTATTGATATTCTAGCTATCTTTGCAACTGTAGCAGGAGTAGCAACTTCTTTAGGTTTAGGTACTTTACAAATCAATAGTGGACTTAATCATTTGTTTGGTATACCAGAGACTGGTTTAGTACAGATAATCATTGTAGCTGTAGTAACTCTTTTATTTATGATTTCAGCAGTTAGTGGATTAGATAAAGGTATTAAGATTTTATCAAATACGAACATAACCTTAGCTGTTCTTTTAGTAGTGGCAGCAATTATTATTGGTCCTACCGTATTGATTATCAATGCATTTACTGAAGGGGTAGGTGCTTATTTAAATTCATTTATTAAAGATAGTTTACAAATTGGAGCATTTAGTGATAGTAGCTGGTATGGCAGCTGGACTATCTTTTATTGGGCTTGGTGGATTGCTTGGGCTCCATTTGTAGGCACCTTTATAGCACGTATCTCAAGAGGTAGGACCATAAGAGAATTCGTCGGAGGAGTTCTATTAGCTCCTACACTAGCATCATTTATTTGGTTTGCTACATTCGGTTCTCTAGGTATTAATTTAGGGACAGGAATTGCCAGTAAAGCTATAGAATCAACTCCAACAGCTTTTTTCGTTGTTATGCAAAATTATCCTTTAGGTAGTTTAATATCATTTATAGCAATCTGTTTACTCTGTACTTTCTTCATTACATCTGCTGATTCCGCTACATTTGTGTTAGGTATGATGTCATCTAATGGAGATTTAAACCCAACTACCAAAAGAAAATTAATTTGGGGGGCAATTCAATCCTCATTAGCTTTAGCACTTATGTTAGCTGGTGGCTTATCTATGTTACAGACAGCTTCGATAGCAGCTGCCTTTCCATTTGTATTTGTAATGATATTTGGTATGGTTTCTTTAATTAAAGCTCTTAGAAATGAAGAAGTTGTTAACTAA